The DNA window CTCAGAAAAAGTTAGCGCTGCGCGGTGTCGGATCGAACGCTTCGCAGCAGCGTCAGGCGCTCAGAGCTTTGGCTTTGCCAAAGCTCTTCGCTCCGACCGCCGCCGCTTCGCTTGTTTCGTGTTCACATCGAGTGCGACGACATCACTCCATGTTCAGTGTTGGTCAAGGGGCGTGCCACTGTCGTAGCAGCTGTTCAGCCGTGGCGTTGCCAATGGCTTCACATCTGCTCCGCCAGAGCCACGCTTTTCGTGCGGGGGTTGTTTTCCATACGTTCCCGCACTCTCGGCACTACGCTGGCCACAGGCCTGTGCGCTGTGACCTTCGGTCAACGCTTACAAGCCCCGTGTCCAGCTTCATGCCGCGCCAGACATTTGAGATGCATTGGGCTGAAGATACGGCTAGGGTGATTACAGCGATTTGAATCTCGATCTAGACAGGCGCGATGAGCAGTCCCACCAGCAAATACCATGGCAAATAAGGATCTGACACAGGCCAAAAGGGCTAAGAACGACGAGTTTTACACGCAATACGCCGATATTCAGAAAGAGATGGAAGCGTATCTGGAATACGACGCGAATGTGTTCCGCAAAAAGGTGGTGTATTGCAACTGCGACGATCCGTTCGAGAGTAATTTCTTCCGTTATTTCGTGCTCAATTTCAAAAAGCTCGGTTTGAAACGATTGGTCACAACTAGCTACAAACCCTCTCCAGTGGCTAACACGCAACTTGCTCTGTTCGGAGATGATGGCTCTCTTCCCAAGTCAAAGGGCCGTCCCAAAGTAAACGCCAACAAGTTCATCATCAATGACGTGGCTGACATTAATGGAGATGGCGAGTTCAATTTGAAGGACGTGGCAATTCAATTAAAAGCGAACAAACATAACGAATGGACGCCGCTTCAAGAAGACGGTGATTTTCGAAGCGCCGAGTGTAAACATCTTCTCGAACAGTCGGATATCGTTGTAACAAACCCACCGTTTAGTCTTTTTCGAGAGTATGTGAGACAGCTTTTTGATTACGAAAAAAGCTTTGTCGTTATTGGGAACATGAATGCCTCAACATACAAAGAAATTTTCCCAAACATAAAGAACAACAAAATGTGGCTAGGCCCAACCATTACGAGTGGTGATCGTGAATTTCAGGTTCCAGAAAGCTATCCCATAACTGCGGCTGGATGGAGAGTTGATGCTGATGGGAAAAAGTATTTGCGAATAAAAGGTGTTCGTTGGTTTACGAATCTTGACCACGGGCGTCGTCATCAACCGTTGCCGCTGATGACCATGAAAGAAAATCTTAAATACAGTAAGCACAAAGAAATAAGAGGCAAAACAAAGTATGCAACGTATGACAATTACGATGCCATTGAAGTGCCTTTCACGGATGCAATCCCTAGCGACTACAAAGGCGTTATGGGTGTGCCAATCAGTTTTTTAGATAGATATAATCCTGACCAGTTTGAAATCTTAGGAACTACAGAATCCAACGATCCACACAATGCTTGCAGAACGCGCGTCTACACCTCGCGTGAATGTCGGGAAGCGTATCAAAGTCTATTTGGCAAACCAGGAGTCTATGACTTAAATGCTTCAGGGGTTGTAAATGGAGTCAAGGTGTTTAAGCGTGTCCTAATCCGCCACCGTGCGTAACCACTGTAAGCAGTAAAACATGAAGACAACGCTAAGGACGGGAATCACGGTTGAAGATATTTGCGATGGGTTTGTTTACAACGAATTGGAAGGAAAGGGCCTTTTCGGCTTGTCTGGAACGCTCACGATCCAGCCTGAATATCAGCGTAACTACATTTATGCATCTGCTGGCGGCAAGTTAGAAGCGGATGTCATTGATTCTGTCCTCAAGGGCTATCCGCTTGGATTGATCTATTTCAACAAAGTGAGCGATGGCAATTTCGAGGTTCTCGACGGGCAACAACGAATCACAAGTCTTGGACGATTCGTGACGGGCAAGTTTGCGATTAAAGACGATGACGGGAATGAGCAGTATTTCAGTGGCATGGCTAAGGACAAGCGCGCTCGAATTCTGAATTCGGGGCTGCTTATTTACGAATGCGAAGGCACGGAAAGCGAAATCAAGGAGTGGTTCAAAACAATTAACATCAAAGGCGTTCCGCTCAACGATCAGGAGCTCTTGAATGCCATTTATTCGGGTCCGTTTGTCACTCTCGCAAAGGCAGAGTTCAGTAACAGCCAGAACGCGAACATCCAGCGATGGGGTGCTTACGTGAAAGGGAGTGCCAACCGTCAGGATTTATTGGCGCGTGCTCTGGATTGGGTGAGCAAGGGCAACATCAGTGATTACATGAGCCATCATCGTAGGGACAAAAATATCGGTTCTTCGCGATATTTGCTGTGAAAGCTTGCCAGTGTGGGTGTGTTGGTGGTCAAGAGGCTTGGTGAAAGACAGTGATTTTTACCAGCAGGTTCTGGGGCTGCAATCGCCTTGGAAGGTTGAGCAAGTGGAACTGGATATGGCGGCCCAGCGGGTGGTGGTGCATGTGGGCGTGGAACCGGGGACGAGGTGGGGTGATCCGGTGACGCAAGGGCCGGCGCATGTGCACCAGTGGAGGCAACGCACGTGGCGGCATTTGGACACTTGCCAGTTTGAGACGGTGATCAGTGCGCGGGTTCCC is part of the Chthoniobacterales bacterium genome and encodes:
- a CDS encoding DNA methyltransferase gives rise to the protein MANKDLTQAKRAKNDEFYTQYADIQKEMEAYLEYDANVFRKKVVYCNCDDPFESNFFRYFVLNFKKLGLKRLVTTSYKPSPVANTQLALFGDDGSLPKSKGRPKVNANKFIINDVADINGDGEFNLKDVAIQLKANKHNEWTPLQEDGDFRSAECKHLLEQSDIVVTNPPFSLFREYVRQLFDYEKSFVVIGNMNASTYKEIFPNIKNNKMWLGPTITSGDREFQVPESYPITAAGWRVDADGKKYLRIKGVRWFTNLDHGRRHQPLPLMTMKENLKYSKHKEIRGKTKYATYDNYDAIEVPFTDAIPSDYKGVMGVPISFLDRYNPDQFEILGTTESNDPHNACRTRVYTSRECREAYQSLFGKPGVYDLNASGVVNGVKVFKRVLIRHRA
- a CDS encoding DUF262 domain-containing protein; translated protein: MKTTLRTGITVEDICDGFVYNELEGKGLFGLSGTLTIQPEYQRNYIYASAGGKLEADVIDSVLKGYPLGLIYFNKVSDGNFEVLDGQQRITSLGRFVTGKFAIKDDDGNEQYFSGMAKDKRARILNSGLLIYECEGTESEIKEWFKTINIKGVPLNDQELLNAIYSGPFVTLAKAEFSNSQNANIQRWGAYVKGSANRQDLLARALDWVSKGNISDYMSHHRRDKNIGSSRYLL